The following DNA comes from Brassica oleracea var. oleracea cultivar TO1000 chromosome C5, BOL, whole genome shotgun sequence.
AAGCAACCATTGTACGAAGGTTGCAGAGATGGTCATTCAGCTTTATCATCTGCTACAAGATTGATGAGCATTAAAACAGATTATAATTTGGCTGAAGACTGTGTGGATGCGATTGCTGATTTTGTAAAAAGTATTCTACCCGAGGATAATGTAGCTCCTGGTTCATACTACGAGGTTCAGAAACTCGTAGCTGGTCTTGGTTTATCGTATCAGGTAATAGATGTATGCAGCGACAACTGCATGATTTATTGGAGGGCGGATGAACAGCGGGTTACATGCAAATTTTGTGGAAAGCCTCATTATAAAGATACGAGTGGAAGAGTTCCAGTGCCATATAAAAGGATGTGGTATTTACCTTTGACGGAAAGGTTGCAGAGGTTGTATCTATCTGAACGCACATCGCAATAAATGAGATGGCATGCGGAGCACTCAACAGATGGTGAGATCAGACATCCTTCAGATGCAAAAGCGTGGAAGCATTTCCAATCAAAGTATCCCGACTTTGCGTATGAAAGAAGAAATGTCTACCTTGGATTATGTACTGATGGTTTCAGTCCGTTTGGCAAGAGTGGAAGACAATATTCTCTATGGCCCGTCATTCTTACACCATACAACCTCCCCCCAAACTTGTGCTTGCGACGAGAGTTTTTGTTTCTCTCGATTCTCGTTCCCGGACCAGAGCATCCTAAGAGATCACTTGATGTGTTTCTTCAGCCACTAATATATGAGTTGCAACAACTATGGGCTCAAGGTGCTGAAACATACGATGTTTCGTGTAAAGAAAACTTTCAAATGCGGACAGTACTAATGTGGACAATAAGTGATTTTCCAGCATATGATATGTTGTCTGGATGGACAACGCATGGAAGGATATCATGTCCATATTGTCAAGATAACACTGATGCTTTCCAACTAAAACACGGAAGGAAAACGTGTTGGTTTGACTGTCACAGGAGATTCCTACCACCTGATCATCCATATCGTAGGAGTAGGAATTTGTTTACGAAGAACAAGAGGGTGTTTGACAGTCCACCTCCGGAAATTTGTGGGAAAGATTTGAAGATACAACTAAGAGATTTTGGTGCAGAAAGGACGCCAGAAGTCGGTGGACATGAGCGTTTTCCGGTAGATGCTGTTGGAGAACTACATAACTGGCACAAAAAAAGTATTTTCTGGGATCTGCCATACTGGGAGGATCATCTGCTAAGGCATAATTTAGATGTCATGCATATTGAGAAGAACTTTTTTGACAATCTCATGAACACGATCCTTAATGTTCAAGGTAAAACAAAGGATAATTTGAAGTCAAGACTGGATTTAGTCGATATATGTGCTCGTTCAGAACTTCATGTTGATGAAAATGGTAGGGCTCCTTTTCCCATATACCGACTTGATGCAGAGGGAAAAGATGCGTTCTTTGATTGGATTTCAAACGATGTGGAATTTCCAGACGGTTACGCATCAAATTTGCGTAACTGTATCGACAGAAAGGAAGGAAAGTTTACTGGCTTGAAAAACCACGATTGCCATGTAATGATGCAGCGCCTCCTTCCGTTCGCCTTCAAGGAACTATTACCACAAAATGTTCATGAAGCAATTGCAGGGATAAGTGGTTTCTTCCGCGATTTATGCACGAGATCAGTGACTCTTGAAGGTATTGAAAATTTGAAGACTAACATAGCCGTGATTCAGTGCAACCTTGAGAAGATATTTCCTCCCTCATTTTTTGATGTTATGGAGCATCTTGTTATTCACCTGGCAAGAGAATTGGAACTTGGTGGTCCTGTGCAGTATAGATGGATGTATCTGTATGAGCGGTATATGTTCCATTTGAAGAAGATGGTGAAAAATTTAAGTAGGGTGGAAGGTTCTATAGTCGCACAGATGATCAATGAAGAAACTTCAAACTTTGCCGAGTACTACTTTCCAGCAGAAGTTCAGACCAAAAACAGAAGACCTGCTCGGCATGATGATAGAGGCGAACGGGCAACATATCATGTTACGGTTCCAGACATTTTCACAGACGTTGGACGACTTAGCGGAAAACCAAAGGACCGTCGACTTACTGAGCAGGAGCGCAGTAATTTGCAAACATATTTGCTCACCAACTGCGAAGACGTTCTTCAATATGAGAGGTAAATAAATGAGCTTACAAATTTTTATTTTAACAAGTTGAAATTTAAATCTTAATTAATTACATTATTGTCATCATATACAGGATTTTCATGGCAGAAAAGCGGTTCGAGTATAGATACGCCACAGAGGACGAACTAGAAGAAATGAAGCAGAGAGAATTTACTGGATGGATGTTTACTTATGTGAGTGCTTTAAACAAATTAAAATATATTTTATCACATATTTATACTAATTCACATTTATTGATATAACATATATATATATGTGCTATTAATAGGTGTCTGCTGGTTTGGCCAGAGGTGAAACATTTGACGATTGGATACGTGAGATGGTCGTTGGACCAAACTTTGTTGTGAAGTCATATCCGAGATTTTGTACTCGAGGATATGCATTCACAACTCAGAAGAGGAGACGTTCGAGTACGACTTATGATGATGGCGTTTGTTCTGCATCAGGAGATGATGTATACTACGGACACATACATGAGATTTTGGAAATCAAGTATTTGGGCATGGTTGGATTGCGCTGTACTGTTTTCTATTGTGATTGGCACGACAACACCCCAGATCGAGGTGTGAGAACAGATGCATTTGGTGTTACATCAGTAAATTCGAGGCGAAAGCTGCAATATTATGATCCTTTCATTCTTGCTTCCCAGGCCGATCAGGTAATTAAATGTTAATTATTCAGAATGATTCATCATCATGTGTATTAATTTATAATTTTTCTAAATGTTACAGGTTTGTTATATCAAGTACCCCCGGGTAAGGAACAGAGATGATCCATGGGTTACTGTTACAAGACTCAACCCGAGAGGCCGAGTTCAGGGAAGTTCTGAGCTGGAAGACCCACTACAACCAAGCACATCCGGCAACTGTAGTGCAGCAGAAAATTTAGCTGGAGTTGGCCTTGTAGTCGATTTAACCGACTTTGGAGAGGAAGCCGTCGTTCACGTAGAGGATGAACCAGTAATTGGAGAGTTTCACCAAGATCCAGATTCAGATTCATCTAGTGATGATGACTCGGAAACAGAATATCATTGATTTTTTTTATTTTTTTTAAAGAAATACCGAGGAAATTCCGAGGAACACTTGATATAACCTCTTTCCTCGAATAATAGTTATTTGGTTTATCTAGCAAGGCAAAGCTGAATACGAATTAAAAACTACTCAGAACACAACCAAATAAAACGAAGAAACCATGTAAAAGAAATACAAACTCATAATTAAGAAACCCAAAAAAAAACTCAGTTCAAAATTAACAGAAAATAAGACCATAAAACGTTAGAATAGAAAAGAAAATAAAATAGCCGGTGATAGCTCCTACTCCTCGTCTCCTGCTCCAGATGTTCCGCATCATTGGGTCTCTTGGACCTCTTTCTTACCCTGTGTGTACCACTCGAACCCGAACCAGAGCTGGATGGAGAGTTGTCCCGATGAACTACATCATCCTTTTGGCAACGACACGGCCTGATACGTGAAATGGCAGCCCAGATCTTGTGTAGCATGTCGTTGTTTGTCTTTATGCTCTGATCTCTCCAATGTTGTTGCTGGCGCGAAGTGGCGTTCGGTGGAAGCTCTTGCAGCTTGTACTGGCTGGAGTCTGATGGGAGTAGCTGATGGGGTTGTGAATCATCTGGAATGGCTTGTGCAGCCTCATCTTCTCCTTCTTCATCAACCACGCCCTTGCCTTTGGTCTGATATTTTGGCGTGAAGAAGGATGGCTTGTCTACTAGTGCGGTAGCAGGGGGTAGGAACTCAACTGCAGCCTCTGAAAGTAGAGAAGTGAGACCGATCTGAGGTAGGTGGCAGTAGAGTGTTTTCTTCGCTCGGTCCTGGAATACGTAGACGTAAGGACCATCCCGATCGATCCTCGAGTGGGGACCAGCTATGAACTCCTTACTTACTAGAGAAATGACATCCAGGTAGTTCCAAGCAATGTTGTTCGATCTGTCCAGTGCTACCTCCTGGTTCTTGCAGTCTACACCCACATGTCTAAGGATCCGAGTAATCACTGCACCAAATCCACATGCATTGCTCTTGGATTTGGTTACTTTCCCCTTGTATCCTGCTAAGTTTGCGGCCAGCACCGCTCCCATGTTGAAGGCAGTAGCAGGTGGGAATGTAGAGTTTCCAAATGCCGGTAGCAAATGCCTAACTTCCTAGGAATTATACCGACGAAGTTCTCCCTCGGTATATTCCGAGGACATTNNNNNNNNNNNNNNNNNNNNNNNNNNNNNNNNNNNNNNNNNNNNNNNNNNNNNNNNNNNNNNNNNNNNNNNNNNNNNNNNNNNNNNNNACGACGTGTTTCGTCGGTATGTCGTCGGAATAACGATATTCCGACAAAATTCCGACGATTTTTTCCCTTAGAATCCTTGATGTTTTCTTGCAGTGAGAGGAGGAAACAAGAGGAAACAAGTCTGATGAAGGAGCTACAAACACTACAACTACTTATAGTACATAAGCTAAACCTGTGACAGTCTTCACATGCGGCAAAGACCAAAACCCGTGACTTGGTTAGTCAACAACTCCATAAGCATCCATGACTTGGTTAGTACAACTACTGCTGCACTTGCAAGAAAGATGAAACAAAGACCCGTGACTTGGTTAGTACAACTCAACATCGTAATACAAACAAGATAGCTAACTACAAACAAGATAGCTAACTACGGAACATCTACAAACAAGATAGCTAACAAGATGCCAATTCCAAAGAGACCACTAACTACGCAAATATGCCAATACCTAAACTCATATCATCTCAGACATAAGTTTGAGTTTAAGAGATGTTTCCATCTCAGTGAGTGGCTCTTTTTTGGCCAGTAGACGTTCAAGCAGTTTCTGTTTAGAGACTGTTTTTTTGACTTCCATGATGGCGTGTATCGCTGCCAATGACTCCTCTTTACCACTTTTTTTCTTCTTCATAGCAGCTTTAGCAGCCTTAACCCCCATAGGTCTACCCTGTGGTTCTCCCACTTCATCTGCTGTATCAACCTCCGAGACTTTGCGCTTTTCCTTCCCACTGTCCTTAGCCACATAGGTGGACGACCATTTCTGGTCATGCCTCAACTCCCTCCAGGCATGTTCCATGCTAAACTTGACCGAGTAATGATTGTAGAAAAGGTCCAGTGCAGCTTTCATCACATCATCATCATTTTGTCCACTTCTCTGCTCCCTCAAAGCTGCGTCGTAGCATCCTACGAACTTGCACACTTGCTCGTTAATCCTAGCCCACCTCTGCTTGCACTGACCAAGCTCTCTAGGTGTTGTTCCCACCAGGTGAGGGCTTGCATTGTAGTACTCGATGATCCTCTTCCAGAACGCACCGGCTTTCTGCTCATTGCTCACCACCGCATCCTTACTGGTGTTAAGCCAAGCACCAATAAGGATCTTGTCCTCTTTCAGAGACCACTTCCTCCTCTCCTTGACCGCGGATTCTACAACAGCTTCTTCAGGATCTTGGCTACCGAACCAAAATGGTTCGGGTGATTCAAGGTCAACAGAACTTTGACTGTTCAAAAGGTTAACATAACTACTTGTGTTCTCCATGGATAGAGAATGGTCTGTGTCGCTCTATTAGCAACACAGATGGTTAAGTAAAGGAGCTTTAACTACCAAACATTCAAAGACAATAAAATCAGAGTAGATGAGAAGGTAGAAAGCACACAAAAAGCATTTAACATCTATCAAATCAGACTAACACCGTATTCTACATAGCTAAAACATTTAAAACTATCAAATCTAAGGGGTTAGGAAGGTAGAAAGCAACAACTAGCATTTAACACAAATTTAGCTATTTTTAAATTTAAATACGCTATAGAGTTACCAAACAACACAATCGGTTTCTAAGAAAAGAGAGTACGCACCTTTATAACACATCTCAAAGTAATTTTAACTTTTTAACACATCAAAAAGTCAAACAAACTGCAGTGGACGATTGATATATTATAATAGAGAAAATCGCATTTTAAACATTAAGAATGTCGCATTCTCGCACTTTAAACACTGAACGTTTTTTACTAGCACTTTAAATCTTGAAAGTGACATTCTTAGCATAACAAACCTCCAATAAAGTTTACTTGTTTACCAAGTCAACGAGTTGACCTGTACTGTTCATTTTGTGATGACATTTGTACCGTAAATAAAAATAAAATACATAGAAAATTCGAAAAAATTCAAAAAAAATCATTTTTTTTTAATTTCAAAAAATATAAAAATAACATTTTAAAATTAAAAATAAAATAAAATATTTAAAAAAAATTAATCCGATTATAAACTAATAAATATATATAATATAATAACTTGAATTGTGATACTAGATTCTGTTTTTTTTTGTTTTTGATTTTTTTTTTAATTTTTGATTTATTAATACTTAACTTATTAAATTTTTGTGAAAATAGAAAATATCTCATAGACCACTTGAAATGTTTTTGACCTTAACTAAAATACTGTAAGTTAGTTTGAAATATAATTAAGAGATAGAGAGGTATGCCTTTAGATTTGTATATGTTAGGTTTTGGTATGAGTGGAGCTTCTTAGATAAGTAACATATATTTTAATTTCTCTAAAGTTTGAATAGTTATTTATTTAATTTTAAAGTTATTTACTATTTTTAAAAACTTCACTTATAAGTTAATTTCTTTCCAAACAAACTTAAATTACTAAAATAAATATCATTTTAATAACTAATACCAATAATAGGATTAATTTTGAAAATTTAACAAGTTAAGTATTAATAAATCAAAAACCAAAAACCAGAATCTAGAATCACCATTCAAGTTATTATACTATATATACTTATTGGTTTATAATTGGATTAATTTTTAAAAAAAAATATTTTATTTTTTATATCTTTTTGAAATTTTAGATTTTTTAAAAATTTTTCGATTTTTTCTATTTTTTTTCTATTTTTATATGTATTTTATTTTTTATTTAAATGAAAAAAAAAAAAAAATGAAAAAACAGTACAGTCACCTAGATGACTTGGAGGTTTGTTATAATAAAAATATCACTTTCAATGTTTAAAGTGATAGAAAAAAATATTCAGTGTTTAAAATTCGAGAATGTGACACTCTCAAGGTTTAAAATATGTTTTTCCTTATTATAATCCATCAATGAGCCAAAGATTTGTATAATCCCATGCATGATCTATTTGCAACTGCTCAAGTAACTATCAACTCCCCTAGACACGAAGATCACTCACTTCATTATTTACTCGTAAAATCGCCTGGAAGGCTGGAACTTTAGCTAGACCACACCTGACTTGTGCTTCTGGTCTCTACACAATTAACTTCAAAACGGTACTATCATCCCTAAACGGTACTATCATCCCTAACGTTATCTAGTATGGTTAGACCAATTCAAGGAGAGCATAGAAAAAAAACTTTTTGTTGAAAAATAAATAAAATATGGGGGCTAAAATTAGAGAGCTCTTCGGTTAGACAATTAGGTGAAATAAACCCTAAATTAAGACAAACGTAGCGCACAAGACAAAACAAAACCTCTCTGTCTCTTGTCGGAATCCAAAAATAAGCGAGAGAGCAAAACGAAAAAAAAAAAACAGAGCTTCTCAATCTGTCAAGATGAACCAGAACTACAGAAAGATTGAGATTGACGTTACTAAAACTTCTTCTCCCGTTTTCTCCTATCTCGAGAAACTGTCTATCTACCCTTTCCACCCGCCGTTGCCGAGAGAGACGGCGGAGTTGGAGTAGCAGGAGAGAAGAAGTGATAACAGAGGATTTTGAAACCAATTCCATCGATGTTATTCTCCATTGTTGTAACCAGAAGCTGCGCAACTGCATATGAAAACACCCCTTTTTGTGCGCGTTTTATGATCACGCGCCGCCTTGTCGGTGATGCAACTTTATGTTTCGACCGCTCGTTTCCTCACGTGGGTTTCATTCCTTGTACTATTAACGACGGTGGCTTCGAAACCTCTCCTCTTCTGCCAACGTCAACACCAGCAAGTTGCAAACCCTAGACGCCACGTGGATTTCCTCCGAGCAATGTCTTCCGTCAACGACCACATAACCAAACACAAGCTCTACGTCGAGTCTTCCTTCACCGACGTATCTCCACCGATCTACGTGTTCCTACAATGCCGCCAAGACCTCTCCGTCTCCCACTGTCGCCGTTGTTTCAACGATAGCAAACTAAAGCTCGAGGAGACATGTTCGAGCTCCAACTCCGGTCGAGTCCACGGTGACAACTGCTTCTTACGTTTCGATAACAGAGACTTCTCGGAGGAGTTCGTCGATCCAAGATTCGACCGAACCAAGTGCAAGAGAACAGGACCAGTTGTTGATAAATTCTGGATAGATCTTGATGAGGCTTTTGTGAATGCGACACTTAGAGCTGTTAAAAAAGGAGGCTTTGGCGCAGCTTCGGTGAGTCCAGCTGGTGGGAGCCCCGGGGTTTACGCTTTGGCTCAGTGTTGGCAAAGACTTGATGGTAACTCGTGTAGAGATTGTTTGGTTAATGCTAGGTCGAGCTTGAGAGCTTGTGAAAGTAGTGAAGCTAGAGCTTTCTTTACAGGATGCTACTTGAAGTATTCTACACGCAAGTTTTTTGACGATGCTGCTGTACTTAAACTTGACGATGGTATGTAACGTTATTATGAATGTTGTTGAGATCATTACAGTTTTGGTTACTCATTAGACTTTCTGTTTTTTCTTTCTTGTTCAGATGAGGGAAGCTTTAGAAATTCATCGTACTTACCAGATTTGAGTGATCAAGAT
Coding sequences within:
- the LOC106344453 gene encoding glutathione S-transferase T3-like, with translation MENTSSYVNLLNSQSSVDLESPEPFWFGSQDPEEAVVESAVKERRKWSLKEDKILIGAWLNTSKDAVVSNEQKAGAFWKRIIEYYNASPHLVGTTPRELGQCKQRWARINEQVCKFVGCYDAALREQRSGQNDDDVMKAALDLFYNHYSVKFSMEHAWRELRHDQKWSSTYVAKDSGKEKRKVSEVDTADEVGEPQGRPMGVKAAKAAMKKKKSGKEESLAAIHAIMEVKKTVSKQKLLERLLAKKEPLTEMETSLKLKLMSEMI